Proteins encoded in a region of the Schistocerca serialis cubense isolate TAMUIC-IGC-003099 chromosome 6, iqSchSeri2.2, whole genome shotgun sequence genome:
- the LOC126483881 gene encoding cytochrome P450 6k1-like produces the protein MAIFFDSWVTEMLAILSTVFAILYVTFKISYTHWKKKGLPYLEPSFPLGNAWNTALMRKSLGEDLRDVYFEAEGKDVVGIYSLHNPILVVRDPELIKTIFVKDFNYFPDRGVYVDEKTDPLSAHLFFQSGSKWKSSRQKLSPTFTSGKMRAMFGIVRDCARTLVDVTPVGSVVEVREMLARYSTDAIASCAFGIDVDSQHNPNAEFRQWGRRFFKPSLRTFLSLGVALANPKLRTLLPIPLVPKDIAEYFTQIVKDTVRHREGAGVIRKDFIQLMVQLKNNGYIDDSFSVSGHKNSEQENGILTTKEMAAQAWGFFLGGFETSSSTVSFCLYELARHPDVQKKLQEEIDDVMKKTKGDVTYEDIMTQMPYLEKVVNETLRLHPPAPILNREVAKDYKLPGYDCVLETGTKVIIPVMGLHHDKKFFRNPDKFDPEHFSEEQVASRHTYSFLPFGEGPRICIGMRFGLMQMKTAIVHLLSKFVVLPVDDKPLRMDPSFPGLTPIGGMNLRFERRQEHAC, from the exons ATGGCCATCTTCTTCGATTCTTGGGTGACCGAAATGTTGGCTATCTTGTCAACGGTTTTTGCGATACTTTACGTCACATTTAAAATCAGTTACACACACTGGAAGAAGAAAGGTCTGCCGTATTTGGAGCCGTCTTTCCCGCTTGGAAATGCATGGAACACGGCACTAATGAGGAAGAGCCTTGGCGAGGATCTGCGGGACGTCTATTTTGAAGCAGAAGGCAAAGATGTCGTCGGTATTTACTCATTACACAACCCTATTCTCGTTGTGCGGGATCCAGAGCTGATCAAAACGATCTTTGTGAAAGATTTTAACTATTTTCCCGATCGGGGCGTTTATGTGGACGAGAAGACAGACCCACTGTCAGCACACCTCTTCTTCCAATCAGGAAGCAAGTGGAAGTCATCGCGCCAAAAGCTGTCCCCCACGTTCACGTCTGGAAAAATGCGCGCCATGTTCGGCATAGTGCGCGACTGTGCACGCACTCTGGTTGACGTCACACCTGTGGGCAGCGTTGTGGAAGTCCGTGAGATGCTTGCCCGCTACTCCACTGACGCCATCGCTTCCTGCGCCTTCGGCATCGATGTAGACAGCCAGCACAATCCCAACGCTGAGTTCCGACAGTGGGGACGGCGCTTCTTCAAGCCTTCGTTGCGTACCTTCCTGTCTTTGGGTGTGGCACTCGCTAATCCCAAACTGCGCACCCTGTTACCTATACCCCTCGTTCCAAAGGACATCGCTGAGTACTTCACACAGATTGTCAAGGACACAGTCAGACACCGAGAGGGAGCAGGAGTCATCAGGAAGGACTTCATACAGTtgatggttcagttgaagaacaaCGGATACATCGATGACAGCTTCTCAGTCTCTGGGCATAAGAATTCTGAAC AAGAGAACGGGATCCTGACGACCAAGGAGATGGCAGCACAGGCGTGGGGGTTCTTCCTCGGTGGGTTCGAAACTTCCTCCAGCACTGTAAGCTTCTGTCTGTACGAGCTCGCTAGACACCCGGATGTTCAGAAGAAACTACAAGAAGAAATAGACGACGTGATGAAGAAGACAAAAGGTGATGTGACGTATGAAGACATAATGACCCAGATGCCATACCTGGAAAAGGTGGTGAACG AAACCCTTCGTCTGCACCCTCCAGCTCCAATTCTGAATCGCGAGGTGGCGAAGGATTATAAACTGCCAGGATATGACTGTGTGTTGGAGACAGGAACTAAGGTGATCATTCCAGTCATGGGACTCCATCATGACAAGAAGTTCTTTCGAAATCCTGATAAATTCGACCCGGAGCACTTCTCTGAGGAGCAGGTGGCATCCCGACATACCTACAGCTTTCTGCCTTTCGGCGAAGGGCCACGCATCTGCATTG GCATGCGTTTTGGCTTGATGCAAATGAAGACGGCGATAGTACATCTGCTGTCAAAATTTGTCGTACTGCCTGTGGACGACAAGCCGCTACGGATGGATCCGAGCTTCCCAGGGCTTACACCAATCGGCGGTATGAATTTGAGGTTCGAGCGGCGACAAGAGCATGCGTGCTGA